One genomic segment of Rhizobium gallicum bv. gallicum R602sp includes these proteins:
- a CDS encoding MFS transporter: MDNPMNVAQGVRRGFLPKSRVAVSLLFLMNGFVVGCWAPKIPDFAERLELTKFQLGLMILVFGLGSLTLMPIAGAQIAKHGSHVVSRATAACVLPILLALTVAPNIVTGAIALFLFGGFIGAMDVAMNANAVAVEKSMRRAIMSSCHAFWSLGGLIGSGLGGFVIAKLGVLGHAQLATVLTLVFLVIAWPMILADPPHPDEKKEKTRLPMTPLPWLLGLMALFSMVPEGAVLDWGALYLRQEMNASVALSGFGFAAFSLTMAIMRFAGDLVRDKLGGVKTLRVCTLFAIAGMLIAALAPNAELAIVGFAFCGIGISNMVPIAFSAAGNVPGLKAGIGLSVVTTMGYSGMLVAPSAIGFAAEHVGFSAVFMALPVLLVVVLIFSKLARYADGISGGGH; the protein is encoded by the coding sequence ATGGATAATCCGATGAATGTGGCCCAAGGGGTGCGGCGTGGCTTCCTGCCGAAGAGCAGGGTTGCGGTGTCGCTGCTCTTCCTGATGAACGGCTTTGTCGTCGGCTGCTGGGCTCCGAAGATTCCGGATTTCGCGGAGCGTCTGGAACTGACGAAATTCCAGCTCGGGCTGATGATCCTGGTGTTCGGCCTTGGGTCATTGACATTGATGCCGATTGCCGGGGCGCAGATCGCCAAGCATGGCTCGCACGTGGTGTCGCGGGCAACCGCGGCCTGTGTACTGCCAATTCTTCTGGCGCTGACGGTGGCGCCGAATATTGTTACCGGCGCAATCGCGCTCTTCCTGTTTGGTGGGTTCATCGGCGCAATGGACGTCGCAATGAACGCCAACGCCGTTGCCGTCGAGAAGTCGATGCGCCGGGCGATCATGTCGTCCTGCCATGCCTTCTGGAGCCTTGGCGGCCTGATCGGTTCGGGCCTTGGCGGCTTCGTCATCGCCAAGCTCGGCGTTCTTGGCCATGCGCAGCTCGCTACCGTGCTCACGTTGGTTTTCCTCGTGATCGCCTGGCCGATGATCCTTGCCGATCCGCCGCATCCGGATGAGAAGAAAGAAAAAACACGCCTGCCGATGACGCCTCTGCCATGGTTGCTCGGGCTCATGGCGCTCTTTTCGATGGTTCCGGAAGGTGCCGTGCTCGACTGGGGTGCGCTCTATCTCCGCCAGGAAATGAATGCATCCGTTGCTCTTTCCGGTTTCGGGTTTGCGGCCTTCTCGCTGACAATGGCAATCATGCGTTTCGCCGGCGATCTGGTGCGCGACAAGCTCGGCGGCGTCAAGACGCTGCGCGTCTGCACCCTCTTTGCCATCGCCGGCATGCTGATCGCAGCCCTTGCGCCGAATGCCGAGCTTGCCATTGTCGGCTTTGCCTTTTGTGGCATCGGCATTTCGAACATGGTGCCGATCGCCTTTTCCGCGGCAGGCAATGTCCCTGGCCTGAAGGCCGGGATCGGCCTTTCGGTCGTCACGACCATGGGCTATTCCGGCATGCTGGTTGCACCCTCTGCAATCGGCTTTGCAGCCGAGCATGTCGGCTTTAGCGCCGTCTTCATGGCGCTGCCCGTCCTGCTGGTCGTGGTGCTGATCTTTTCGAAGCTTGCCCGCTACGCGGACGGCATCTCCGGCGGCGGGCACTAG
- a CDS encoding amino acid ABC transporter substrate-binding protein has product MKLLKTIAAAAFISATAFVSAQAGENLNAIKSAGVFKIGTEGTYAPFTYHDESGKLVGFDVEIGEAIAAKIGVKAEFVEGKWDGLIAGLDAKRYDTVINQVGITEARKQKYDFSEPYIASKAVLIARADDDSIKSFADLKGKKSAQSLTSNFGKLAEQSGAELIGTEGFDQSIQLVLTGRADATINDSLSFLDFKKHKPDANVKIAAEQENADYSGIIIRKKEPELLEAINKALADIKADGTYKKIADKYFGQDVSK; this is encoded by the coding sequence ATGAAACTCCTCAAGACCATCGCTGCCGCGGCCTTTATCTCGGCCACTGCCTTCGTCTCCGCCCAGGCCGGCGAAAATCTCAACGCCATCAAGTCCGCAGGCGTTTTCAAGATCGGTACGGAGGGCACCTATGCGCCATTCACCTACCATGACGAAAGCGGCAAGCTCGTGGGGTTCGACGTCGAAATCGGCGAAGCGATTGCCGCCAAGATCGGCGTCAAGGCCGAGTTCGTTGAAGGCAAGTGGGACGGCCTGATTGCCGGCCTCGACGCCAAGCGCTACGACACCGTCATCAACCAGGTCGGCATCACCGAAGCCCGCAAGCAGAAGTACGACTTCTCCGAGCCCTATATCGCCTCCAAGGCGGTGCTCATCGCCCGTGCAGACGACGACAGCATCAAGAGCTTCGCCGACCTGAAGGGCAAGAAATCTGCCCAGTCGTTGACAAGCAACTTCGGCAAGCTCGCCGAGCAATCCGGCGCAGAGCTCATCGGCACCGAAGGCTTCGACCAATCGATCCAGCTCGTGCTGACCGGCCGCGCCGATGCAACGATCAATGACAGCCTCTCTTTCCTGGACTTCAAGAAGCACAAGCCGGACGCAAATGTGAAGATTGCGGCCGAGCAGGAAAACGCCGACTACTCCGGCATCATCATCCGCAAGAAAGAGCCGGAACTGCTCGAGGCGATCAACAAGGCACTGGCAGACATCAAGGCAGACGGCACCTACAAGAAGATCGCCGATAAATATTTCGGCCAGGACGTATCGAAGTAA
- a CDS encoding class I SAM-dependent methyltransferase, with amino-acid sequence MTVPTLDRGFGRVAFGADPSNYHAARPRYPEETWQLLRERSDLGPGIDILEIGAGTGLATAELLAHKPRLLAAVEPDMRLAEFLRTSIAVDCLQVLALPFEDVNLEPASFDLVASATAFHWLDAAPALKRIHGLLRPGGAVALWWNVFGDESRPDPFHDATRHLFVGHRASLSAGGPDSSPYALDGDARIREITDAGFIPDPPEFIRWTLRLDASGVRSLYATYSNVSALAPTERAHLLDALAEIVKGQFAGRVDRNMTTAIYTARPA; translated from the coding sequence ATGACAGTTCCAACGCTGGATCGCGGGTTTGGCCGTGTGGCTTTCGGGGCCGATCCGTCCAATTATCATGCTGCCCGCCCGCGCTATCCTGAAGAGACATGGCAGCTGTTGCGCGAGCGTTCTGACCTTGGACCCGGCATTGATATTCTGGAGATCGGCGCTGGTACTGGGCTTGCAACGGCAGAATTGCTGGCGCACAAGCCGCGGCTGCTGGCAGCGGTTGAACCTGACATGAGGCTGGCAGAGTTCCTGCGAACCTCGATCGCGGTTGACTGCCTGCAGGTGCTCGCGCTGCCCTTTGAAGACGTAAACCTGGAGCCTGCCTCGTTCGACCTGGTTGCAAGTGCGACGGCGTTTCACTGGCTGGACGCTGCGCCTGCTCTGAAACGAATTCATGGATTGCTGCGACCAGGCGGGGCCGTCGCCCTTTGGTGGAACGTCTTTGGCGATGAAAGTCGGCCCGATCCCTTTCATGATGCCACCAGGCATTTGTTTGTAGGCCATCGTGCCAGCCTGTCAGCGGGTGGGCCCGACAGTTCTCCTTATGCGCTTGATGGGGATGCACGAATTCGGGAGATCACAGATGCTGGGTTCATACCCGATCCTCCTGAATTTATCCGCTGGACATTGAGGCTTGATGCGTCCGGCGTACGCAGCCTTTATGCCACGTACTCTAATGTTTCCGCCCTTGCGCCTACAGAGCGGGCCCATCTGCTCGATGCCTTGGCCGAAATTGTTAAGGGGCAGTTTGCGGGCCGCGTAGATCGCAACATGACAACTGCAATCTATACCGCCCGGCCCGCTTAG
- the ispG gene encoding flavodoxin-dependent (E)-4-hydroxy-3-methylbut-2-enyl-diphosphate synthase, with protein MSSPTDFDPKPRRASVAVDVGGVVVGGGAPVVVQSMTNTDTADIDSTVAQVAALFKAGSELVRITVDRDESAAAVPKIRERLLRLGMDVPLIGDFHYIGHKLLADHPACAEALAKYRINPGNVGFKDKKDKQFAEIIETAVRYDKPVRIGVNWGSLDQDLLTALMDKNAEAGSPLSARQVTREAIVQSALISATLAEEIGLPRNRIILSAKVSQVQDLIAVYSMLSERSDHALHLGLTEAGMGTKGVVASSAAMGYVLQHGIGDTIRVSLTPEPNGDRTREVQVAQELLQVMGFRQFVPVVAACPGCGRTTSTVFQELAQNIQNDIRKNMPVWREKYPGVEALNVAVMGCIVNGPGESKHADIGISLPGTGETPAAPVFIDGKKTLTLRGPNIASDFEALVIDYIERRFGQKTAAE; from the coding sequence ATGTCCTCACCTACCGATTTTGATCCGAAACCGCGCCGCGCTTCCGTCGCGGTCGACGTGGGCGGCGTCGTCGTCGGCGGCGGTGCGCCGGTTGTCGTGCAGTCAATGACAAATACCGATACGGCGGATATCGATTCCACGGTTGCGCAGGTTGCCGCCCTCTTCAAGGCGGGGTCGGAGCTCGTGCGCATCACCGTCGATCGTGACGAAAGCGCTGCTGCCGTTCCGAAGATTCGCGAGCGGCTCCTGCGCCTCGGCATGGATGTGCCGCTTATCGGCGATTTCCACTATATCGGCCACAAGCTGCTTGCCGATCATCCGGCCTGCGCCGAAGCATTGGCGAAATACCGCATCAATCCTGGCAATGTCGGTTTCAAGGACAAGAAGGACAAGCAGTTCGCCGAAATCATCGAGACAGCGGTCCGCTATGACAAACCGGTGCGTATCGGCGTCAACTGGGGTTCGCTCGACCAGGACTTGCTGACGGCGCTGATGGACAAGAATGCCGAGGCGGGTTCGCCGCTTTCGGCTCGTCAGGTGACGCGCGAGGCGATCGTGCAATCGGCATTGATCTCGGCCACCCTTGCCGAAGAAATCGGCCTGCCGCGAAACCGCATTATCCTGTCGGCCAAGGTCAGTCAGGTCCAGGATCTGATCGCTGTCTATTCCATGCTTTCCGAGCGCTCGGACCATGCGCTGCATCTCGGACTCACGGAAGCAGGAATGGGCACCAAGGGCGTCGTCGCTTCGTCGGCTGCCATGGGCTACGTTCTGCAGCACGGCATCGGCGATACGATCCGCGTTTCGCTGACGCCGGAGCCGAATGGCGATCGTACACGCGAAGTGCAGGTGGCACAGGAACTGCTGCAGGTTATGGGTTTCCGGCAGTTCGTGCCGGTGGTCGCTGCCTGTCCCGGCTGCGGCCGAACGACATCGACGGTTTTCCAGGAACTGGCGCAGAATATTCAAAACGATATCCGCAAGAACATGCCGGTCTGGCGGGAGAAATATCCGGGCGTGGAAGCCCTGAACGTCGCGGTGATGGGCTGCATCGTCAACGGGCCGGGCGAAAGCAAGCATGCCGATATCGGCATTTCGCTGCCTGGCACCGGCGAGACGCCGGCCGCGCCCGTTTTCATTGATGGCAAGAAGACGCTGACGTTGCGCGGGCCGAACATTGCTTCGGATTTCGAGGCGCTTGTCATCGACTATATCGAAAGGCGCTTCGGTCAAAAGACCGCTGCTGAATGA
- a CDS encoding NADPH-dependent FMN reductase, translating to MNNLKIAVIVGSTRIGRFADHPAKWIAEIAGRRPEFEVEVLDLLDYPMAFFGEARALEAESETAERWKKKLREFDAFIFTVAEYNHGPTAVLKNAIDLGEFIHKPVAFVGYGGVGAARAVEQLRVIFVEMGAASVKTGVHISLPEYIGVAREGKSLNDYQHLVDAAGKQLDQLAWWGNALKAARSK from the coding sequence ATGAACAACCTCAAGATTGCAGTAATCGTCGGAAGCACACGCATCGGCCGCTTTGCCGATCATCCGGCGAAGTGGATTGCCGAGATTGCCGGGCGGCGGCCGGAATTTGAGGTCGAGGTGCTCGATCTCCTCGACTACCCCATGGCATTCTTCGGTGAAGCACGTGCGCTGGAAGCTGAGAGCGAGACGGCGGAGCGCTGGAAGAAGAAGCTGCGCGAGTTCGACGCCTTTATCTTCACCGTTGCCGAATACAATCACGGCCCGACGGCCGTGCTCAAGAATGCCATCGACCTCGGTGAATTCATCCACAAACCGGTTGCCTTCGTTGGGTATGGCGGTGTCGGTGCTGCGCGTGCCGTCGAACAGCTTCGCGTGATCTTCGTAGAAATGGGCGCGGCTTCGGTGAAGACGGGCGTCCATATTTCTCTGCCCGAATATATCGGTGTTGCCAGGGAAGGTAAAAGTCTCAACGACTACCAGCACCTTGTCGATGCCGCCGGCAAGCAGCTCGATCAGCTGGCCTGGTGGGGCAATGCGCTGAAAGCGGCGCGCTCGAAGTAA
- a CDS encoding DeoR/GlpR family DNA-binding transcription regulator, which yields MNTTEMLLKERQNIISGKLQANGRVLAAELALEFGVSEDTIRRDLREMAAAGLCERVYGGALPVSPAGGSLKQRMGIALDRKQLLAQAAVSQITPGSTIFFDAGSTNLAIAKALPSDMALTAATNAPAIAAALIDNGGVDVILIGGMVDRQVGGALGAKAMRDMEQISPDLCILGACGIDLEAGVTTFGFEDAEFKRFATSRSRKVLVAVTSDKFSTAAPHGVLPVAHCECLVVEDDADEALLAAYRERGCRTVKARKAR from the coding sequence ATGAATACGACCGAGATGCTGTTGAAGGAGCGGCAGAACATCATATCCGGCAAGCTTCAGGCGAACGGCCGTGTGCTTGCGGCTGAACTCGCGCTGGAATTCGGGGTTTCCGAAGATACGATCCGACGCGATCTGCGCGAGATGGCAGCTGCCGGGCTCTGTGAGCGGGTCTATGGCGGTGCGCTGCCGGTTTCGCCTGCCGGCGGGAGCCTCAAGCAGCGAATGGGAATTGCCCTCGATCGCAAACAACTGCTGGCCCAAGCCGCCGTCTCGCAGATTACGCCCGGGTCGACGATATTTTTTGATGCGGGAAGCACCAATCTGGCGATTGCCAAAGCCCTTCCATCAGACATGGCGCTGACGGCTGCGACGAATGCTCCGGCAATTGCCGCAGCGCTGATAGACAACGGCGGCGTCGATGTCATCCTGATCGGCGGAATGGTCGACCGGCAGGTGGGCGGCGCACTCGGCGCCAAGGCAATGCGGGACATGGAGCAGATCTCGCCAGACCTTTGCATTCTCGGCGCCTGCGGCATCGATCTGGAAGCGGGCGTCACGACATTCGGTTTCGAGGACGCCGAGTTCAAGCGGTTCGCGACGTCGCGAAGCCGGAAGGTGCTGGTTGCAGTAACCTCGGATAAATTCAGTACAGCGGCGCCGCACGGCGTCCTGCCCGTCGCCCATTGCGAATGCCTCGTCGTGGAGGACGATGCCGACGAGGCGCTGCTTGCGGCCTATCGCGAGCGGGGCTGCCGGACTGTCAAGGCGCGCAAGGCGCGATGA
- a CDS encoding glutathione S-transferase family protein yields MDSLTLYIGNKNYSSWSFRPWIAMEATGIAFEEILIPFDFPAGNPRIREISPTGRVPVLFHGSLRVWESLSIIDYVSELHPEAGLWPEDRAQRAVARSVSMEMLSGFRALRGACPMNIRRERGKIAPADGVMDDVVRIETIFRELRGRSGGPFLFGEFSAADAMFAPVVSRFDTYDLVTASDTLNYMAALKAHPAWLKWEAAAQAEPWIVPKDEL; encoded by the coding sequence ATGGACAGCCTAACCCTCTATATCGGAAACAAGAACTACTCCTCATGGTCGTTCCGGCCATGGATTGCGATGGAAGCAACGGGCATTGCGTTCGAAGAAATTCTGATCCCCTTTGATTTTCCCGCAGGCAATCCGCGCATCAGGGAGATCTCTCCCACGGGCAGGGTGCCGGTTCTATTCCATGGCAGCCTGCGGGTATGGGAATCGCTCTCGATCATCGACTACGTCTCCGAGCTCCATCCCGAGGCGGGGCTTTGGCCCGAGGATCGCGCACAGCGCGCGGTGGCGCGTTCGGTCTCGATGGAGATGCTTTCGGGTTTCCGAGCGCTCAGAGGCGCCTGTCCGATGAATATCCGGCGCGAGCGAGGCAAGATCGCACCTGCGGATGGCGTAATGGATGATGTCGTGCGGATCGAAACCATTTTCCGCGAGTTGCGCGGCCGCTCGGGCGGACCGTTTCTGTTTGGCGAATTTTCGGCCGCCGACGCGATGTTTGCGCCGGTCGTCAGCCGCTTCGATACCTATGACCTTGTAACTGCCAGCGACACGTTGAACTATATGGCGGCGTTAAAGGCGCATCCTGCCTGGCTGAAGTGGGAAGCTGCGGCCCAAGCCGAGCCCTGGATCGTGCCGAAAGACGAGCTCTGA
- a CDS encoding amino acid ABC transporter permease: protein MPHWLQLMAESLPTLLWAGLIFTIPLTLLSFVFGLALGLVTAVARLFGPAPIASIARFYVWVIRGTPLLVQLFVIFYGLPSLGILLDAFSAALIGFTLNIGAYSSEIIRAVISSVSKGQWEAAYSIGMNWRQAMSRTILPQAGRVAVPPLSNTFISLVKDTSLAAAITVPELFQAAQRIVATTYEPLILYIEAALIYLVLSSVLSALQVRLERRFARYGGMLEANA from the coding sequence GTGCCGCACTGGCTTCAACTGATGGCGGAATCGCTCCCCACGCTTTTGTGGGCCGGCCTGATCTTCACCATACCGCTGACCCTGCTCTCCTTCGTCTTCGGCCTGGCGCTCGGGCTGGTGACCGCCGTGGCACGCCTCTTCGGCCCGGCTCCCATCGCCTCAATCGCGCGGTTCTACGTCTGGGTCATCCGCGGCACGCCGCTGCTCGTGCAGCTCTTCGTCATCTTCTACGGCCTGCCGAGCCTCGGCATTCTGCTCGACGCCTTTTCGGCGGCTCTGATCGGCTTCACGCTGAACATCGGCGCTTACAGCTCCGAAATCATCCGGGCGGTCATCTCCTCCGTTTCGAAGGGACAATGGGAAGCTGCCTATTCGATCGGCATGAACTGGCGGCAGGCGATGAGCCGCACGATCTTGCCGCAGGCCGGTCGTGTCGCCGTGCCGCCGCTTTCAAATACCTTCATTTCATTGGTCAAGGATACGTCGCTGGCGGCGGCAATCACCGTGCCGGAGCTTTTCCAGGCTGCACAGCGCATCGTTGCGACAACCTATGAGCCGCTGATCCTTTATATCGAGGCAGCGCTGATCTACCTCGTTTTGAGCTCCGTGCTCTCAGCGCTGCAGGTACGGCTCGAGCGCCGCTTCGCGCGCTACGGCGGCATGCTGGAGGCAAATGCATGA
- the mtgA gene encoding monofunctional biosynthetic peptidoglycan transglycosylase, translating to MDISPEREDSIAMPAHRRLFAWLRSRSIMTRIVLATAGFLVLPYVLIFVYLIPFIHPVSTLMLRDIVLLRGYDRQWVSLDDISPVLVQSVMMSEDGQYCFHGGVDWGEMQELVAETLDGEATRGGSTIPMQTAKNLFLWNGRSFVRKALELPLAVASDLVWTKRRLMEIYLNIAEWGPGIYGIEAAARYHFKVPASKLSRRQAALLAVSLPNPIDRNAGKPRRGLRTLASVIERRAQGSGDYIRCLYD from the coding sequence TTGGACATATCGCCGGAAAGAGAGGACAGCATTGCGATGCCGGCTCATCGCCGTTTGTTCGCTTGGCTGCGCAGCCGGTCGATCATGACGCGCATCGTCCTTGCGACCGCCGGATTTCTGGTCCTGCCTTATGTTCTGATCTTTGTTTATCTGATCCCTTTTATTCATCCCGTCTCGACGCTGATGTTGCGCGACATCGTGCTCCTGCGCGGCTACGACCGGCAATGGGTCTCTTTGGACGACATCTCGCCGGTTCTCGTTCAGTCCGTGATGATGTCGGAGGATGGTCAATACTGTTTCCACGGCGGGGTCGACTGGGGTGAAATGCAGGAGCTGGTCGCAGAGACCCTCGACGGCGAAGCGACCCGCGGCGGCAGCACAATCCCGATGCAGACGGCAAAGAACCTGTTTCTGTGGAATGGACGCTCCTTTGTGCGCAAGGCACTTGAACTGCCGCTGGCGGTCGCCTCTGACCTCGTCTGGACCAAACGCCGGCTGATGGAGATCTATCTCAACATTGCGGAGTGGGGACCGGGTATCTACGGCATCGAGGCGGCGGCGCGCTATCATTTCAAGGTACCGGCTTCCAAGCTCTCGCGACGCCAAGCAGCGCTTTTGGCCGTTTCTCTCCCGAACCCGATCGACCGAAACGCCGGAAAGCCCCGCCGCGGCCTTCGCACGCTTGCCTCAGTCATCGAGCGCCGCGCTCAAGGTTCCGGCGATTACATCAGATGTCTTTATGATTGA
- the rpmF gene encoding 50S ribosomal protein L32 has protein sequence MAVPKRKTSPSKRGMRRSADALKAPTYVEDKNSGELRRPHHIDLKTGMYRGRQVLTPKESA, from the coding sequence ATGGCTGTACCGAAGAGAAAAACGAGCCCGTCCAAGCGCGGTATGCGCCGTTCTGCAGACGCCCTGAAGGCTCCGACCTACGTGGAAGACAAGAATTCCGGCGAACTGCGCCGCCCGCACCATATCGATCTGAAGACCGGTATGTATCGTGGCCGCCAGGTTCTGACGCCGAAGGAAAGCGCATAA
- a CDS encoding polyprenyl synthetase family protein, translating to MVASSEAFDIRLKTNAQEIEALLDALLSNDVREDEIARPESLRAAMHYAVLNGGKRLRPFLVVESALLLGGDKEAALRVGAALECIHCYSLVHDDLPAMDDDKLRRGKPTLHIAFDEATAILAGDSLLTYAFDIIAADETGLPEQSKVALVLALARSAGLGGMAGGQALDLAAEKNTPDERGIVTLQAMKTGALIRFACEAGAMIAGASSDDRKRLRAFGEKIGLAFQLADDLLDVTSDAATMGKATGKDVGRGKGTLVSLRGIGWAEAELRRHVEDATQLLEPYGDAAATLAATARFVAARKS from the coding sequence ATGGTCGCGAGCTCCGAAGCCTTCGATATCCGTTTGAAGACCAACGCCCAAGAGATCGAGGCGTTGCTGGACGCGCTGCTTTCCAATGACGTGCGAGAGGATGAGATTGCCCGCCCTGAAAGCCTGAGGGCGGCGATGCACTATGCGGTGCTGAACGGTGGCAAGCGGCTTCGCCCATTTCTCGTCGTGGAGAGCGCGCTGCTCCTGGGCGGAGACAAAGAGGCGGCCTTGAGAGTGGGTGCAGCACTTGAATGCATTCACTGCTATTCGCTCGTTCATGACGATCTTCCAGCGATGGACGATGACAAGCTACGCCGCGGCAAACCGACGCTGCACATAGCCTTCGACGAGGCGACCGCGATCCTTGCAGGAGACAGCCTTCTGACCTACGCCTTCGACATTATCGCCGCCGACGAGACGGGACTTCCAGAGCAAAGCAAGGTGGCGCTGGTCCTTGCGCTTGCGCGCAGCGCTGGCCTGGGCGGAATGGCTGGCGGACAGGCACTGGATCTTGCTGCGGAAAAAAACACACCGGATGAACGCGGCATCGTTACATTGCAGGCTATGAAGACGGGAGCGTTAATCCGCTTTGCTTGCGAAGCAGGCGCGATGATCGCCGGCGCCTCGAGCGACGATCGCAAGCGCCTGCGCGCTTTCGGCGAAAAGATCGGTCTTGCCTTCCAGCTCGCCGACGATCTTCTTGATGTCACATCAGACGCCGCCACCATGGGCAAGGCGACCGGCAAGGACGTGGGCCGCGGCAAAGGTACTCTCGTCTCTCTGCGTGGTATCGGATGGGCCGAAGCCGAGCTCCGACGCCACGTCGAGGATGCGACACAGCTGTTGGAGCCTTACGGCGATGCCGCTGCGACGCTCGCCGCCACCGCGCGTTTTGTTGCCGCTCGAAAAAGCTGA
- a CDS encoding amino acid ABC transporter ATP-binding protein produces MIELSNIEKRFGDAIILKDISIRIPEGTVTALVGPSGGGKSTLLRCINLLEIPTAGSIRIGEETLDFVPGRRLGWQAIQKIRRQTGMVFQNFQLFPHQTAIENVMEGLVTVLKWPKERAHARAMELLTKVDMAHKADAWPSTLSGGQQQRVAIARALAPSPRVLLCDEPTSALDPELSAEVVDVLGRLASEGTTMVMATHDLRLASKIAHNVVFLEAGNVVETGTAKSIFTAPERERTKRFISTINAAHTYDI; encoded by the coding sequence ATGATCGAGCTTTCCAACATCGAAAAGCGCTTCGGTGATGCCATCATCCTAAAGGATATCAGCATCCGCATCCCCGAAGGCACCGTCACTGCCCTCGTGGGTCCCTCCGGCGGCGGCAAGAGCACGCTGCTTCGCTGCATCAACCTGCTTGAGATTCCGACAGCTGGTTCGATCCGGATTGGCGAAGAGACGCTGGATTTTGTGCCGGGAAGGAGGCTTGGTTGGCAAGCGATCCAGAAGATCCGCCGCCAGACGGGCATGGTCTTCCAGAATTTCCAGCTCTTCCCACATCAAACCGCGATCGAAAACGTCATGGAAGGCTTAGTGACGGTCCTGAAATGGCCGAAAGAAAGGGCGCACGCCCGCGCTATGGAACTGCTCACCAAGGTCGACATGGCGCATAAGGCGGATGCCTGGCCCTCGACACTTTCCGGCGGCCAGCAGCAGCGCGTCGCGATCGCCCGTGCGTTGGCTCCGTCGCCGCGCGTCCTTCTCTGTGACGAGCCGACTTCGGCACTCGATCCCGAACTTTCGGCGGAAGTCGTCGATGTTCTCGGCCGGCTGGCCAGCGAAGGCACGACCATGGTCATGGCGACACATGATCTGCGGCTCGCCTCGAAGATCGCCCACAACGTCGTGTTTCTGGAAGCCGGAAACGTCGTCGAAACCGGCACGGCGAAGTCCATCTTCACGGCGCCGGAACGCGAGCGCACCAAACGCTTCATCTCGACGATCAACGCCGCACATACCTACGATATCTAG